The proteins below are encoded in one region of Salvia miltiorrhiza cultivar Shanhuang (shh) unplaced genomic scaffold, IMPLAD_Smil_shh fragScaff_scaffold_149, whole genome shotgun sequence:
- the LOC131002579 gene encoding putative late blight resistance protein homolog R1B-16 encodes MAAYAALVSLMHIIDDLERHHSPPISLNKQQIQSLTENVMFLQEFLEAYNSSVSEEADPFEMRIADVAYAAEDAIESHIVAKIQLSRSRETIRSRFLSCFRAPKDPKTVSSNHDDEEMKLFQDVQNMIQEMDQIKSLAMQRNTEKVVLHDTRRSFVFASSSTGKNSSGMVVWSEGVLNGILERLVSDQREPQVIPITGMGGIGKTTLAKTVYSKKIIEQRFDVCAWATISQQYNTREILCELVSQATNKSKEQLSEKSEDELGLELYQHLIGRRFLIVMDDMWSIDAWDRIQRFFPENENCSRILVTTRLLHLSSQLNNNYSLQMEFLDEVRSWELFSKTVFGVGSCPHELEKIGKKIVENCRGLPLSIVVVGGILRNREHTLGVWESISQNLASEVNLDNDKFCMELLKISYNHLPVYLKPCFLYMGVFEEDDSVRVSTLVKLWVSEGFLKPMNGKSLETIAIEFLHDLVDRNLILVGEMGSTGSIKFVKIHDLLRDLCLNQSKKDGFYHVIGQSSPRGISSQRRVVIPMNTPKKKVLDDLQSMPRARSIISEYGNVPRIKNSGLLRTLHAYKFPYSEDERHVIKSLASQYVNLRHIAVRVGSMSSIFTSFTRLWNLHILIVSCIGKEFTAPAEIWRMPQLRHIEMKGIFYLPEPSSDDVVIMENLLVLEGIANFKCSEEVVKRIPNIKKLGINFIWRGGIEQNDYYCLNNIKRLCKLESLFVLCWSSFTASLYVLTFPQSLKKLTLEMNRGFEWEKMLEKIGALPLLEKFKLSYGCFGTGKWEMVEGQFPSLKYLELGLCRRLKHWTAESNSIFPRLEKLHLLYMVGLKEIPTQIGDIPTLQKIWMEFCGESAVMCAKEIVEEQVELQGEDLPFHVQVRLPRKNEALVQRLAGPNFEVICNSSS; translated from the coding sequence ATGGCGGCCTACGCAGCCTTGGTTTCTCTAATGCATATCATAGACGACCTCGAGCGCCACCATTCCCCTCCGATTTCTCTCAACAAACAACAAATTCAATCCCTCACTGAAAATGTCATGTTCTTGCAGGAGTTTCTCGAAGCTTATAACTCCTCTGTTtccgaagaagcagatccctttgAGATGCGTATTGCAGATGTAGCTTATGCAGCTGAAGACGCCATCGAATCTCATATCGTGGCCAAGATTCAGCTGAGCAGATCCAGAGAAACCATTCGCAGCCGCTTCCTCAGCTGCTTTCGAGCTCCAAAGGATCCGAAAACTGTCTCATCAAATCATGATGATGAAGAGATGAAGTTGTTTCAAGATGTGCAAAATATGATACAAGAAATGGATCAGATCAAGAGTTTGGCGATGCAGCGGAATACAGAGAAGGTGGTGCTCCATGATACGCGGCGTAGCTTCGTCTTTGCTTCTTCTTCCACTGGGAAAAACAGTAGTGGCATGGTGGTGTGGTCTGAGGGTGTCTTGAATGGAATCTTGGAAAGGCTCGTTTCGGACCAACGCGAACCCCAAGTCATCCCGATCACAGGAATGGGCGGGAtaggtaagaccactcttgccaAAACTGTTTATTCGAAGAAAATTATTGAGCAGCGTTTTGATGTTTGTGCTTGGGCTACTATTTCTCAACAATACAACACAAGGGAAATTCTTTGTGAACTTGTTTCTCAAGCCACTAATAAAAGCAAGGAACAACTGAGTGAAAAGAGTGAAGATGAACTAGGATTAGAGCTCTACCAGCATTTGATAGGTAGAAGGTTTCTAATTGtgatggatgatatgtggagtatcGATGCTTGGGATAGGATACAGCGTTTCTTTCCCGAAAATGAGAACTGTAGTCGGATATTAGTGACGACTAGGCTTTTACACTTGAGTTCCCAATTGAACAACAATTATAGCCTTCAAATGGAATTTTTAGATGAGGTTAGAAGCTGGGAACTGTTCTCAAAAACTGTGTTTGGGGTTGGAAGTTGCCCTCATGAGTTAGAGAAAATTGGAAAGAAAATAGTAGAGAATTGCAGAGGGCTTCCTTTATCAATTGTAGTAGTGGGGGGTATTTTGAGAAATAGGGAACACACTCTAGGAGTTTGGGAATCAATTAGTCAGAACTTAGCTTCAGAAGTGAATTTGGATAATGATAAGTTTTGCATGGAACTGTTGAAAATAAGCTATAATCATTTGCCAGTTTATTTAAAACCATGTTTTTTGTATATGGGAGTGTTTGAGGAGGATGATTCGGTTAGAGTCTCAACACTCGTGAAGTTATGGGTTTCTGAAGGATTTTTAAAACCCATGAATGGCAAAAGTTTGGAAACTATTGCCATAGAGTTCTTACATGACTTGGTTGATAGAAATCTCATTCTAGTTGGTGAAATGGGGTCTACAGGAAGCATAAAATTCGTcaaaattcatgatttgttgAGGGATTTATGCTTGAACCAGAGCAAGAAAGATGGGTTCTATCATGTGATAGGGCAATCTAGTCCTCGAGGCATAAGTAGCCAACGCCGAGTTGTTATACCCATGAACACGCCAAAGAAGAAAGTCCTTGACGACTTGCAGTCTATGCCACGTGCTCGTTCCATTATCAGTGAATATGGGAATGTCCCGCGTATTAAGAATTCCGGGTTGCTTAGAACATTACATGCATACAAGTTTCCTTATTCTGAAGATGAACGCCACGTGATCAAGTCCCTTGCGTCTCAGTATGTTAACTTGCGCCACATTGCTGTTAGAGTTGGTAGCATGTCCTCGATCTTTACCTCGTTTACTCGGCTCTGGAATCTGCACATATTGATTGTTTCTTGTATTGGGAAGGAGTTCACTGCACCTGCTGAGATTTGGAGAATGCCACAACTTAGGCATATTGAAATGAAAGGAATTTTTTATCTTCCAGAACCTTCGAGTGATGATGTCGTTATCATGGAGAATCTACTGGTGCTTGAGGGAATAGCAAATTTCAAGTGCAGTGAAGAGGTGGTTAAGAGAATTcccaatataaaaaaattggggaTAAATTTTATTTGGAGAGGGGGAATCGAGCAAAATGATTATTATTGTCTGAACAATATCAAACGTCTGTGTAAATTGGAATCCCTCTTCGTATTGTGTTGGAGTAGTTTTACAGCTTCTTTGTATGTGCTTACATTCCCCCaaagcctcaagaagttgactCTTGAGATGAATCGTGGCTTTGAATGGgaaaaaatgttggaaaagataGGTGCATTGCCCCTTCTCGAGAAGTTCAAGTTGTCGTACGGGTGCTTTGGAACAGGCAAGTGGGAAATGGTTGAAGGCCAATTCCCTTCCCTCAAATACTTGGAATTGGGTTTGTGTCGTCGTTTGAAGCATTGGACTGCGGAATCGAACTCCATCTTTCCACGCCTTGAGAAGCTTCATCTTCTTTATATGGTAGGGTTGAAGGAGATCCCGACCCAAATTGGAGACATACCGACGCTGCAAAAAATATGGATGGAGTTTTGTGGCGAATCTGCTGTGATGTGCGCAAAGGAGATCGTAGAGGAACAAGTGGAATTACAAGGGGAAGATCTTCCATTTCATGTTCAAGTTAGGCTTCCGCGTAAGAACGAAGCACTAGTGCAGAGATTGGCGGGGCCCAACTTCGAAGTTATATGTAATAGCTCTAGTTAG